The Microbacterium natoriense genomic interval CGATCGCGATCACGAAAGCGGGACCCGCGCGTCCGTGCGGCGAGGCCTCAGTCATCCGAGCGCCCTGAGGGTCGGCGGCACGGCGACGCGCGACACCACTCCCGCGACGAGGTCGGCGGCGGAGATCCCCTGCGCCCAGGCCTGCGGGGTCAGCGTGAGCCTGTGGGCCAGAACCGGGACGGCGATGCGCTTGATGTCGTCCGGGCGGACGAAGTCGCGGCCGTCGAGGGCGGCGAGTGCTCGACCGAGCAGCAGCAGTCCGAGCGAGCCGCGGGGCGACGCGCCGACTTCGACGTTCGATGCTGTGCGCGTCTCGCGGGTGAGTTCGACGCAGTAGCGCGCGATGTCGGGATCGACGCGGATCGCCTCGACCTCGCGTTGCAGCTCGAGCAGTCGCTGAGGGTCGAGCACGGGTGCGACAGTCGTCGCCTCCTGCTGCCTGGCCACGCGGTTCAGCAGGATCTGCGTCTCGCCACCGGGACCCGGGTACCCCACCGACAGTCGCACCAGGAATCGGTCGAGCTGTGCTTCGGGGAGCGCGTAGGTCCCCTCGTACTCGATCGGGTTCGAGGTGGCGATGATGTGAAAGGGAGGCTCGAGAGCGAAGCTGTTTCCCTCGACCGTGACCTGCCGTTCGGCCATGGCCTCGAGCATCGCTGACTGGGTCTTCGGCGTGGTGCGGTTGATCTCGTCGGCCAGCAGGAGCCCGGTGAAGATCGGACCGGGGCGGAAGACGAAGTCTCCACTGTCCGGAGCGTAGACGTAGGATCCGGTGACGTCGCCGGGGAGCATGTCGGGCGTGCACTGCAGTCGACGGAAAGAGAGGCCGAGGGCGGCCGCGAGGCTCCGTGCGGCCAAGGTCTTGCCGAGGCCGGGCACATCCTCGAAGAGCACGTGTCCGCCGGCGAGCACGGTCGCGAGCGCGATCTCCAGCGGATCGTCCATCCCGACGACCACGGTGCGGATGGCGGCGAGGATCTGCGCGCCGGTCTCGGCGATCGCGGCGGGGTTCGTCATTTCTTCTCCTTGGTCGGCGAAAGGCGGTCGATGGCGTCGAGGGCTCGTTCGACGGCGGCGATCGATGTGTTCTGTCCGGCGAGCCTGTCCCAGACGTCGCCTCCGAGCACGGCGTCACGGCGCGCTCGATCCGCCGGATCGTCGGGATCTATCCCCATGCGCTGAAGGCGGTGGCGCAGGATGCTACGCACACGCCGCGTGACGCGTTCTCCGGCGAGCCCCGTGCGGGCGTTCAGCGCCCACGCCATGCGCGAGATCTCGGTGGCCCGACGCTCGCGATCCGAGGGGACGTGCGGAGCATCCGCGCCTGGTTCGACCGGGAGCGCCAGCTGCGGGAGCAGCGCCACCGCGCCACCTGCCAGAGCCCATCCGATCGCGAACGGGAGCTCGACCCCGAGCGCAGAGAGGACGACCGTCGCGCCTGCAGCAGCGACGGCGACGAACGAGGTCTTCCACCAGCTCATCGCCAGCCCACCTCGATGTTCTTCAGAGCCGCCCTGGCGACGGCTCGGTCGTCTTCGAGCGCCGGGTGCCCGCCGAAGCGCACACGCTCGTACAGGCGCAGAAGCGTCTCGGCCTCAGCCGTGATCCCCGCCCTACGCGTGATGATGCGCACGGCGAACTCCCCCGGGGTCTCGCTCGCGCCGCGCACCAGTCCGGCATCCGCCGCGCTCTCCTCGAGCCCGACCCAGGCGGCGACGATGGCGTCTTCGGGGAGCGGGCGTTCGTCGATCTCGCGCAGCGCCCCGGCGACGCCCCGTTGGATCGCGGCTGCGATGACCTCGGGTTCGGGGTCGACCGACGCGTGCACGGTGGCGAGTCCGACCTCGTCGCCGTCGCGACGGCGCAGCGGGCGATCGTGCCAGGCTCCGACGAGAGTTCTGACGAGCAGCACGAGCAGCACGATCACGCCGACGCCGACGAGCACCACGAGGATTCCCAGGATGACTGCACCGAGCAGCTCGGTCACCGGGTTCGGCGGCGGAGGCTCCGGCGAGGGTGTGCCACTCGCCCCGGGCAATACGGGCATCGTCTCGAGTGGCCGCGGTTCAGGAGTCCCTCCGATCGGATGGATGCGCGCAGCGCCCTGCATCGCGGCAGCGATCATCACGATCAGGAACAGACCGACGACGGCGACGAGCAGTCCCCCGCGCCACGCGACGGCCCGTTCGGGGCTCGATCCGTGGCGTCGCATCCCCTCACCCTAAGGCGTGCGCACGGGCTCCGAACTCCTCCGGCCCGCGAACGCGGACAACCCGTCTCGCAGCGTCGCGATCTGGTCGACGCCCATGCCGACGGCCGCCATGACCTGGTGCGGGACGTCGACTGCACGCTCGCGCAGGCGCGACCCGGCATCGGTCAGCATGATGTCGAGTCGACGTTCGTCATCGACGCTGCGCTGCCGGACGACGAGCCCGTCCGCTTCGAGCCGCTTGACGAGCGGTGAGGCCGTGCCGGG includes:
- a CDS encoding AAA family ATPase, which translates into the protein MTNPAAIAETGAQILAAIRTVVVGMDDPLEIALATVLAGGHVLFEDVPGLGKTLAARSLAAALGLSFRRLQCTPDMLPGDVTGSYVYAPDSGDFVFRPGPIFTGLLLADEINRTTPKTQSAMLEAMAERQVTVEGNSFALEPPFHIIATSNPIEYEGTYALPEAQLDRFLVRLSVGYPGPGGETQILLNRVARQQEATTVAPVLDPQRLLELQREVEAIRVDPDIARYCVELTRETRTASNVEVGASPRGSLGLLLLGRALAALDGRDFVRPDDIKRIAVPVLAHRLTLTPQAWAQGISAADLVAGVVSRVAVPPTLRALG
- a CDS encoding DUF4129 domain-containing protein is translated as MRRHGSSPERAVAWRGGLLVAVVGLFLIVMIAAAMQGAARIHPIGGTPEPRPLETMPVLPGASGTPSPEPPPPNPVTELLGAVILGILVVLVGVGVIVLLVLLVRTLVGAWHDRPLRRRDGDEVGLATVHASVDPEPEVIAAAIQRGVAGALREIDERPLPEDAIVAAWVGLEESAADAGLVRGASETPGEFAVRIITRRAGITAEAETLLRLYERVRFGGHPALEDDRAVARAALKNIEVGWR
- a CDS encoding MarR family winged helix-turn-helix transcriptional regulator — encoded protein: MTASDDLLKLENQLCFAVVTAARNVVAIYRPILEPLGLTHPQYLVMLALWERAPRTLNDLAADLAMEPGTASPLVKRLEADGLVVRQRSVDDERRLDIMLTDAGSRLRERAVDVPHQVMAAVGMGVDQIATLRDGLSAFAGRRSSEPVRTP